The nucleotide window AGTTTTACCTTTAATGTATCCCCTGTATACCATTCTGTCCATAAATCCTGATAATTAACACCGTTATTCATTCCGTATGTTTTAAGCACATTATCATATTTATCATAAAGAATTAACTTATCGTAAACTTGAAAATTAATTCGTTGATTTTGGGCAAGCTTAAGATATTCAAAGTGAAGTCGTATCTGGGCGGCACCTGGTTCACTTATAATCCACGTATCTTCAAAATTATTTGCATAAGGGTGATCAGACTCGGCTAATAATTTAGATCCAGTTAAAGAGTCCTGAGAAGTACTCGGATTTTGTCTGGTTTCTGCCTCAATATCTTCTGAAGTATCTATTTCTACATTGTTAGAGGTTTCTGTTTCGTTGCCATAAGAATAACCCGAATCTGTTAAAGTTTCAGATGAGGCACACGCGCTTATGACATTGCCTGTTAAAAAACAACCTATTAAGAGATACGTTGTTAAAACCCTTAAAACTCTTAAACTATCTCTCTCAGACATTCTATCACCTATTATGTAACAATTATGTTATCAAAACACTTGTCGATTGATATTGATTTTGAGGAAACCGAGGGATCTGACAAATAACTGAAGGACAATTAAAAACGCAATAAGTCGCCGAAAATCTAAGAAAATCTGTTCACAGAGATTTGTCTATTAAATTTATAAAGATGGCAATTTCTCATCTGGTAGGATTTTCAATATTTCACCTGGGTTTCAAACTCATTGGTTTTATTTTACAACTGGCTGGAGTCTTAAAAAGGGAAAATTCATGAATATTCCCTCTTTAAGCCATTTGAGCTCTATTTATTTTCGAATTATCTTCTCCTAACAATATACACGCCTAGCAGCCCTATGCCTGCAATTATTGCTCCAAAGCCGGGGGTACTGAATGAACCTTGTCCTTTTGCTTCTACTCCAGAGTTCTCTTCAAGGTCAGGAGTTTCTGTGGAGTTCTTGGAAGGTTCCTTGACTGTAAAGGGATGAGAAAGGGAAATAGGACTATAATCGTCCTTTTTATCTCCAGGCCAGTAAAGACCTGTGAAATGTACAGTATAGCTACCCACCTTTTCTCCTTTTATATTAATGTAAATTGTCCGGGAATTTCCTGGCGGTACTGAAAACATGCCATATACAACGCCAGCTGAGCCTGTCTGGCCAAAACCCTGTCCGTATACATGAATACCAGAGGGTACGCTGATCCTTGCATCCACATTCAAAGTCACGTCATTGAGGGATGGATTATCGATATAAAGTTCAACAAGACCATCTTCGTTTTCAGTAATGACGTCGTTAACCGGTCGAAGGACTACAGTCGGGCCAATCCTGAATTTCTGTTCGACTGTAGTAGTTCCTTTTGTTTCTTCTACATTTTCAGTTACATTGACCAGGCATGATTCGTTTGTAGGTGTGGATCTATTGGTAGTTGAGACCTGAGATACCGATTGATTTTCGGTCGTGTTATTTCCCTGTGCCCCAGCGGTAACGCCCGTGAGAACAACTCCAAAAACAAGAATTGACATTAGCAGCATTGACAGATATTCTTTCATCCTCTACACCTCTTCCAGGGTACTACCTGTAAAATTATTTTTATCAAAAAACAAACATAATATACACATATAAATCTGTATTGATAATACTTGTGATATTAATTTTAATACTAAATTTTTTACTAAGTGTTGGGTAATTTCTATACAAGAAGATCTTTAAACAAGCAATATACCCGAAATAGGATTAAAAAGGCATTATCATCTCAATTCTAATAAATTGTCTTAGAATTCAAAATATTGATACAATTGAATAATAAGCAATGCTAGCTTTAAAATCCAGACCGTAATTATTCCGGAGTTCAGGTAAATATACCTTAAACTTGTAGCTCATCCATAGGACTTACGCATTAGATAAAAGTATTCAATTAAAATGCTAATTAGAGCCTAAATTGTAGAATAATCCTTATTTAGATTTAAGTTCATTATTGTCTATTATCCAACTGTAGAAATTAGTTCTGCTTTGAGACAGTATTTGAGACGGTATGTTTGCCTACTTATTCTCAGCTTGATGAAATTTCAGAAAGCGACATAAATTTTAAGATATGAAGTAATATAAAAAAATAAACAATATCGGAGAAATTTTTAAATTACTATATAAAAACATAGAAGAATTCCCTCCATTAAGACTACACCTTTAAATCTCATACCTTCCTTTTCTATCCTATAATATAACTCTTATAATTTTATTTGGTGACATTTTTATGAAATGTAGGCTTTGCAAATATTATCCTGAAGATTTCGGGGAACTTACTGTTAACGTTTTGCATATGGATCTGGTATTTGATGTTTATGATGACAGGACGAATGTAAAGTCCATACTCAGGGTAAGGACAAAAGATGCTCCTATCGAGACACTGGAATTAAACTGCAGGGACCTTGAGATCAGGGCTGTGAGCTGCATACAGTACGAGGTTTCTTACAGATACCGGAAAGATGATGCAATTCTTGAGATTAATTTTAGGGAAGAGGTCCCTCCGCATACCGAAGTTACGGTCATTACGGATACGGTTTGCAGGCCGACTAAAAATATCCTTGAAGGGCTTTACTATGACGAAACGCCGGCAGGAGCTCCTCCTCAGCAGATTACGCAGTGCCAGCAGTGGGGGTTCCAGAGGATTGTGCCTTGTATTGACGATATGGCCGCAAAATGCACTTACAAGACTACCATAATTGCGGACTCGAGGTACACGAACCTTATTACGAATGGGGATGTCGTGATTGAGAGGCATACGGTAAAACCCGGGCGAGATAAAATCGTATATGATAACTCGGTCACGCCGATGGCGACCTATCTCTTTTTCCTGGGAGTTGGGACTTATTCGACCTTTAAAAGGGAATTTGAGTATCCTGACGGAGGCACTTTCATGCTGGAACTGCTCGTGCCGCCAGCATCCGATGCAGCCGCAGCCGAAAAAGCGCTGGATATCCTGCATGATGCGGTTATGTGGGTTTACCTATTCACAGGGCCTGAGCAATTCGATGAGGATAAGCTGCCTGTCAGGAGAGAGCTCTGGGACCTTGTCCGCATGCGAGAGAAGATGAAATTTGAAGGAAAGCCAGAATCCGTTCTGGAAGAAGACTTTAAAAAGGTCAGGGAAAGGCTTGCAGAACTTAACAAAACCATCAATCCCGGATACAGGTATACAGGCACCGTCTACAGGGAAATCGGCATGCAGAATTCGGACTTCGGAGGCATGGAAAATGTCGGGAACACTACAATTACCACAAATCGTATAATGCCTTTCCCGCAGATGACAGATGCGGCTTATGAATATATGATTCGGGTAAAGGCGCACGAATATCACCACAACCAGAACGGGTCTGAAGTCACAGGAAGAAGCCCGTTTGAAATCTGGCTGAACGAAGCCGTGACCGTCCATGTAGAAGAACAGCATCACGCCTTTTTCTTTGGCGAGGACTACAACAGGCTGGGCAGAGTGCTTGAACTGCTTGCTCCGGCTTCGGGAACTTTTGCCCTGGACTCTGGTGCAGCTTCCATGCCAATCATTCCTGAAGGCTTCAACGACCCAAATGACCTGATTACTGCAGTCACCTATGTAAAAGCCCCGGAATACGTGCGCATGGTCGAGTCTCTTATAGGGAAGGACACTTTTGTCAGGGGCCTGGACAGGTATTTCAAAAGGTTCAAACATTCCAATGCAGCCACCCAGGACTGGATGGAAGCCATGGAGGAAGAAAGCGGGCAGCCCTTAAAGGAGATGTCCGAAACCTGGCTGAGGCAGACAAAGTTCCCTGTAGTTGAGGTTTCAGCCGAATATGACCGGGATGCCAGGAAGTTTACATTCTTCCTCAAACAAAAATTCCCAGACAGCGGAAAACCCTGGGAATTCCCTTTCAGAGCAGCTCTTGTCGACGAAAACGGAAGCGACCTTGTAGAAATTATGGAAAGGGTGAGCGGGGAAAGCTCAGAGATTGTAATTGAAAACGTAGATATGCCAGCCTTCCTATCCCTTAATAGAGGTTATTCTTTCTATGGGAAGCTTGTATACAAAGCAAGCCATGACGAGCTCATGATGCAGGTAAGGAAGGACAGAGATATCATAGGCAGGTTTACGGCTTTCTATACCCTTGTTGACAGGGAAAAATTAAAGCTCCTTAAAAATCCCGAATCCAAGCCCTCTGAAAGCTTTATAGAACTTTACTACAGGCTTCTCAATGACCGGCAGCTTCTTGAAAAGGCAGGAGGTCAGTTCCTGACCATTTTTGAGTCCGTTGAGGATGAAGAGTTTGCCCACAGGTACCAGGAGCTTTACGAGGTAAGACAGAAACTCCTGAAAGCTGTTGCCAGGAAATATGTAAATTCCGTAATTTCCGCCTATCGTTTCTTTGAAGAAGCCTCGATTCCCAGGGACTCAACTCTTGAGGAGACGGCGAGAGTAATCAAGAACCGGCAGGCCAAAAACGTCTGTCTTGGCATCCTTGCAACCCTTGATACTGCTGAGATTCATGCAATGATAAAACAACAGTTCGAGACTGCAACCTGCGCAACGGATCGGCTGAGCGCATTTGCCGCATACCTGAACAGCTCGGCTCCAGATAAAATTGAAGTTCTGAGAGCCTTTGAAGCGGAGTCAAAGAAAAGCCTTGTTGCCTGGGAAGCCTTCCTTTCTGTAATAGGAAGCAACAGCAGCGTTGACGCAGTGGAACTTGTCAGAGAAATGGAAAGGTCAGATGCTTTCAGAATCGAGCAAACAAATGACCAGCGTGCTCTTTATGGAAGCTTTGCCCGCAACAGGAAAAAATCACTTCAGACCGAAGAAGGCAGGGCTCTTTTTGCAGAAATACTGAGAAAGCTGGCCCCTGTGAATGAGTACAGTACGGTCAACATGCTCAATGCCTTTGCAAACATAGACCAGATGGAGTCAAATTATTATATCCCGCTTGTAAAGATCCTGGCAGACCTCCTCGGAGAACTTGACGCCCAGAAATACCCGAGTGTTTATAACAGGATTAGAAAACTCCTGCTTGGAGCTCCGAATGCTGTCAAAACATACAATATGGCACACGGAGAAATTCCGGGATTGTAACCTGAATGCTGAGAAAAAGTAAACAAATACTGTAACTTTTTTGCTCCGGTGTGTTATCACCGGATAAAATTTTTATTGGACTTTAACTGAGTTATTATGTTTTACTCAGCGACTAAGTTGAGATTCAAACGTAATTTACAGGGAAGACATATTTTATAGCCCGCGAAGTTCGTTTGGGAAGTTTGTGGTACAGTAGCCTTTTTTCCTCATTTGAAACTATTAAGTTTTCTCTTCAGGCACAGATTTTTTGTTATGACCTACTTTCAGCAGCAAATATATTAAATATATTAATATATTTAATAAGAGACTGAGAAATCAAAATTGCACTGGCGTCCGTGCAAGCAGCGGATATTTGACAGAAATAAAGCTTTTTTGAGCAACATGTCTTCGGGATAAAAGATATATTAAATAAAGAATATAGAAAGAATAGAATAAAAGTTCTGGACAAAGCTTTCAAAACTTTTTCTATGTAATATTAGACCCCTAATTTTTGAGATTGAGTTTATTCTAAAGCAGGTACTTTTGGAATGGTAAGAATGGTACTTGAACTCACAAGTGTGATCTTGGAGATTTTTGTTAGATTCTTCGAACTTGTGAGTGCACTTCTTGTAGTATACGCAGGATTAAAGGCTGCAACTAAAATTCTACTTCTGGAAGCCTTCAAAAGACCCTACAGATATGAACAAATAAGGAGAGAGTTTACGAACAAAATACTCTTCACTCTCGAACTGTTAATAGTTGGTGATATAATCGTAACTGTAAGAAACCCTACAGCAGATGACCTGTTACTTGTTGGAGCTATTGTAGTAATCAGGACAGTTCTTGGCTACTTCCTGAGTAAAGAAGTTAAAGAGTATCACTTTGACTGAAAGTTGACTACAAGTTTAAGCAAACTCCAGTAAGCTAATTCCAGTAAGCTAATTCCAGTAAGCTAATTCCAGTAAGCTAATTCCAGTAAGCTAATTCCAGTAAGCTAATTCCAGTAAGCTAATTCCAGTATTTACTTCCTGGAGAGTGAAAAGGTTGTTGTCTGGATTGTTTAACAATTTCCTGCTCTATTTCGAATGGGTTTTCGAAGCAATAGGGACAACTATTATTATCTATGGAGGATTAAGGGCAACAATTCAGATTTTATTCTCTGAGGCACTAAAAAAGCCCCAGAACCTCGCAACAATAAGGAAGGAACTTACGAATAGAATACTCTTCGGACTTGAGTTTTACATCGTAGTTGCTATTCTTGGAACCCTGAGAAATCCGACTATACAGGATCTTACAGTACTTGGTACGATTGTACTTATCAGGACAGTTCTTGGTTATTTTCTCAGTAAAGAAGTAAAAGAATATCAGTTTGACTGAAGAAAACTAGAATATGCAATAAAACTAGAATATGCAATTATTGACTTTTCTGAATATCATACTAACAAATTAACCTGCACTGAACATTATATTAACAAATTAGTCTGCAACAAATATTAGTTTCCCTGTTTCATGGAGAATGCTGACGAAAAAGAAAGAATCAAGATATTCCATATATGAATATGAGATTGTGGACGATATTTCATATTTCTCCAGTAGTATTGTTAATCACAGGCAGACAAGTTTAAAGTGCTCACCTGGAAAAAAATAAAGTTTTTTTCTGATAAAATTTAAAGTTGTGGATATTAAAATATCATTTTTAGACATATTAATTTTAGCACCTGATTTTAAACCGGAATTCGCGGAATTATTGCAGAGGATTACTATCTGAAAACATAGTGGAAACATAGCAAACTTACTGGAAATATTATAAATTTACTGGAAACATAACAAACTCAAAAACAGTAGAATTTAAAAGTAAGTAAAGTGTTAAGGATACAAAATATTATTAAACTCTAATATTATACTAGTCCAAAATCCAGATTATGCTGCCTGAATTCGGGCTATCTAACATCAGTCAGGTATGAGTAAAACCTGGAATCCAAAATATCAGAAACAGGAGAAATTTAATGTATCATCTCAAATGTATCGAATGCGGTGCAGAGTATTCCAAAGATGAAGTAATTTACACATGCAGCAAATGTGATGGGCTGCTTGATGTTATTTATGACTATTCCTCAATTAAAATAGATATGGAAAAATTGAAGACCGAATGTCCTTCGGTCTGGAAGTACGCAAAACTTCTTCCTATAGAAAGAGAACCTGTAACTATCAGGGAAGGCGGAACTCCACTTTACAAATGTGACCGCCTGGCTGAGAAAATAGGAATTAAAGAGCTTTATGTGAAACACGAAGGCATGAACCCTACAGGCTCTTTTAAAGACAGGGGAATGACCGTAGGAGTTACAAAAGCTCTTGAATTGGGCATGAGCACCGTTGCCTGCGCATCTACGGGAAATACCTCAGCAGCCCTTGCAATCTATGGGGCAAAAGCCGGGATTCCTGTAATCGTGCTTTTGCCTGCAGGAAAAGTTGCTCTTGGAAAAGTAGCCCAGGCCCTTATGCACGGAGCAAAGGTCCTCAGTATTCGTGGAAATTTTGACGACGCACTTGCCCTTGTACGCACCCTTTGTTCCCAGGAGAAAATCTATCTCTTGAACTCAATCAACCCCTACAGGCTGGAAGGCCAGAAAACTATCGGTTTTGAGATTGCAGACCAGCTAGGCTTCAAAGTACCTGACAGAATTGTCCTGCCCGTAGGAAACGCAGGAAACATTACAGCTATCTGGAAGGGCTTCAGGGAATTTAAGAAGCTTGGCATAACGGACTCACTCCCGAAGATGACCGGTATTCAGGCTGCAGGCTCCTGCCCCATTGTAAAAGCCATAAAGAGCGAGGCTCCGGAAATTACTCCTGAGGAAGAACCCGAAACCGTTGCAACAGCAATCAGGATCGGAAACCCTGTTAACGCCAAAAAGGCTCTTTCTGCTATCCGGGAATCAGGAGGGACTGCAGAATCCGTTACTGATGAAGAGATCCTTGCAGCTCAGAAAGACCTTGCAAGACTTGAAGGAATAGGTGTCGAACCTGCAAGTGCGGCTTCGGTTGCAGGGCTTAGGAAACTTGTTGATATGGGCGTAATAAGCAGAGACGAAACTGTTGTCTGTATTACTACAGGACACCTGCTTAAAGACCCGCAGACCGTAATTGACGTCTGCGAAGAGCCTATTGTTGTGGATGCCAGTATAGAAGCCATTCGGGAAGCTATCTTCGGAAAAGCGGAATAAAACTTGAAAAATTGATAACAATAGGAATAATAGTAGAAAAATAATCGATGGGTGTGAACACGAATGGAGCAGGATTATAAGCCTCACGAGATCGAAAAAAAGTGGCAAAAAAAGTGGAATGAAAGCCAGATTTTCCAGGCCGAGCCCGATAAACGAGAAAAATTTTTTATAACCATCCCCTACCCCTATCTGAATGGAAACCTGCACGCGGGGCATACCCGGACTTTTACAATAGGGGATGTTGTTGCAAGGCACAAACGGATGCTCGGGTATAACGTGCTTTACCCTATGGGCTTTCACGTCACAGGCACACCCATTGTGGGGCTTGCCGAACTAATTGCAAATCGAGACCCTCAGACCATGGACGTCTATGAACGCCTCCATGGAATTCCAGGAGACATCCTGCCGACGCTCGATACCCCTGAAAAAATTGTTGATTATTTCAAGCGCGAATCCGAAAAAGCTATGCGTAATATCGGGTACTCCATTGACTGGAGACGCAAATTTACAACAACTGACCCGACATATAAGAAATTCATAGAGTGGCAATATATTCGGCTTGAGGAAAAGGGCCTGATAGTAAAAGGTTCTCATCCGGTGAAATGGTGCCCGAACGACAATAACCCTGTTGAAGACCATGACATCCTGCATGGGGAAGAAGCTACTATTGTTGAATATACGCTGATCAAATTCCGGTATAAAGACCTGGTCCTGCCCTGTGCAACCCTCAGGCCGGAAACGACATACGGAGTGACTAACCTGTGGGTCAATCCCGACGTAACCTATGTAAAAGCAAAGGTGACGCAGGGCGAAAATGAGGAGTTCTGGGTTGTCAGCAAAGAAGCTTTCCGAAAACTGACTTTTACGGACCGGACAGTCGAGTATATCGAAGACGTACCTGCAAAATCGATAATAGGAATAAAACTCACAAATCCGGTTACGGGTGACGAAATAATTTCCCTTCCCGCTTCTTTTGTCAGGCCTGAAAACGGTAGCGGAATAGTCATGAGCGTGCCTGCCCATGCACCTTTTGACTACCTGGCTCTTCGCGACCTTTACGATGCGGACCTGAGCGAGTACGGAATAACCGAAGACCTCAGGAACATCAAACTGATCTCCCTTATCAAGGTACCTGAATTCGGAGAATTCCCTGCAAAGGAAATTGTTGAAAGCATGGGAATTACAAGCCAGAAAGACCCGAAGGCCGAGGAAGCTACAAAGATTGTATACAGAAGGGAGTTCCACGGTGGAGTCCTTAAGGAGCTTACAGGAAAATACGAAGGACAGGCTGTATCTAAAATCAAGGATATCCTTACCAGAGACTTCATCAGCTCAAATGCCGGAGAGACCTTTTATGAATTCAGCGAACCTGTCGTTTGCCGCTGCGGTACTCCCTGTGTCGTAAACATGGTCAAAGGCCAGTGGTTCCTTAACTATTCAAATCCCGAATGGAAAGCAAAGGTATATAAATGCCTGGATGAGATGCGAATTATTCCTGAAGAGTACAGGGTCGAGTTTGAAAACAAGGTTGACTGGCTTAAGGATAAAGCCTGCGCTCGCAGGAAAGGCCTTGGAACCCGCCTTCCATTTGATAAGGAATGGCTGATTGAATCTCTAGGGGATTCGACAATTTATATGAGTTATTATGTCATTGCCAGGTTTATCGAAAACGGTGAACTGAAGATCGAAAATCTCACTCTATCATTCTTTGACTATGTCCTGCTTGGAAAGAGCGATCTGGCAGCAGCCAGTGCGGATACAGGCCTCAGTCCGGAGCTTCTTGAAGAGATCCGCAGGCATTTCAATTACTGGTATCCGGTTGACCTTCGCTCTTCAGGTAAAGACCTTGTCCCAAACCATCTGCTCTTTTTCCTGTTCCACCATGTAGCCCTCTTTGAAGAGGAAAAATGGCCTAAAGCTCTTGCAGTAAACGGTTTTGTTTCTCTTGAAGGGCAGAAAATGAGCAAGTCCAAAGGCCCGATCCTGACAATGGAAAGCGCAGTCAGCAAATATGGTGCGGACATAACGAGAATGTATATCCTTTCCACAGCCGAACAGACGCAGGACGCAGACTGGCAGAGGACAGGAATCGAATCTGCCAGAAGGCAGGTAGACAGGTTCTATTCTTTTGCAAATAGTGTTATTGAGAGCGGAAAACGTGCGGACCTTAGCACTGAGCTAAAGCAGATTGACCACTGGATACTCTCGAGAATACAGAACTATATCCGGGATACGAATGCAGCCCTCTACTCTATCCAGACAAGGGAAGCAATCCAGAATTCGTTTTTCCTGCTGCAAAATGATGTCAAATGGTACCAGAGACGGGGAGGAGAGACCCTGCTCTACTATGTGCTGGACAACTGGGTCAGGCTTATGTCTCCTTTTACCCCGCACCTCTGTGAGGAAATCTGGGAAGCAATGGGACATAAGGACCCCATCTCCCTTGCCCAGTACCCACTCTATAACGAAGATCTGATAGATGACGGTGCCGAGCTTGCCGAAGAAATGATAAAGGGAACCCTGGAAGACGTTGAGGAAATCATAAGGGTAACAAAGATGACCCCACAGAAGGTTCACCTCTACACAGCACCTGCCTGGAAAGCCGAAGCGATAAGGTGCGCCTGCGAGATGCAGCTTGAATGTTCGCTCGAAGTAGGCACTCTTATTAAAAAGCTAATGGCAAACCCTGACCTCAAGCGTTTCGGCAAGGAAATCCCGAAGTTTGTACAGAAAATCGTTCCGGAGTTCAAAAGCGGGAGTGCAGACAGGTATGAAATCCTTACAGGTCCTAACATTGATGAACAGACTCTCTTGAAAGAGTCAATTTCGTTCCTGGAAAAAGAGATTGGCTGCCCTGTTGAAGTCCACAGTGCCGATTCTCCTGCCTTTGACCCTGAAAAGAAGTCAAGGTTTGCCGAACCTCTCAGGCCCGCTATTTATATTGAAGAAAAGAAGGAAGAATAAAAGGTTCTTCTCAACTAAAAGAACCTGCATCCGGGCAGATTGAAGAATCCCGGAACTTTTTATTTTTTGGGCTCAGCTATAAAATAAT belongs to Methanosarcina barkeri 3 and includes:
- a CDS encoding DUF1622 domain-containing protein, whose amino-acid sequence is MVRMVLELTSVILEIFVRFFELVSALLVVYAGLKAATKILLLEAFKRPYRYEQIRREFTNKILFTLELLIVGDIIVTVRNPTADDLLLVGAIVVIRTVLGYFLSKEVKEYHFD
- a CDS encoding M1 family metallopeptidase gives rise to the protein MKCRLCKYYPEDFGELTVNVLHMDLVFDVYDDRTNVKSILRVRTKDAPIETLELNCRDLEIRAVSCIQYEVSYRYRKDDAILEINFREEVPPHTEVTVITDTVCRPTKNILEGLYYDETPAGAPPQQITQCQQWGFQRIVPCIDDMAAKCTYKTTIIADSRYTNLITNGDVVIERHTVKPGRDKIVYDNSVTPMATYLFFLGVGTYSTFKREFEYPDGGTFMLELLVPPASDAAAAEKALDILHDAVMWVYLFTGPEQFDEDKLPVRRELWDLVRMREKMKFEGKPESVLEEDFKKVRERLAELNKTINPGYRYTGTVYREIGMQNSDFGGMENVGNTTITTNRIMPFPQMTDAAYEYMIRVKAHEYHHNQNGSEVTGRSPFEIWLNEAVTVHVEEQHHAFFFGEDYNRLGRVLELLAPASGTFALDSGAASMPIIPEGFNDPNDLITAVTYVKAPEYVRMVESLIGKDTFVRGLDRYFKRFKHSNAATQDWMEAMEEESGQPLKEMSETWLRQTKFPVVEVSAEYDRDARKFTFFLKQKFPDSGKPWEFPFRAALVDENGSDLVEIMERVSGESSEIVIENVDMPAFLSLNRGYSFYGKLVYKASHDELMMQVRKDRDIIGRFTAFYTLVDREKLKLLKNPESKPSESFIELYYRLLNDRQLLEKAGGQFLTIFESVEDEEFAHRYQELYEVRQKLLKAVARKYVNSVISAYRFFEEASIPRDSTLEETARVIKNRQAKNVCLGILATLDTAEIHAMIKQQFETATCATDRLSAFAAYLNSSAPDKIEVLRAFEAESKKSLVAWEAFLSVIGSNSSVDAVELVREMERSDAFRIEQTNDQRALYGSFARNRKKSLQTEEGRALFAEILRKLAPVNEYSTVNMLNAFANIDQMESNYYIPLVKILADLLGELDAQKYPSVYNRIRKLLLGAPNAVKTYNMAHGEIPGL
- the thrC gene encoding threonine synthase, whose amino-acid sequence is MYHLKCIECGAEYSKDEVIYTCSKCDGLLDVIYDYSSIKIDMEKLKTECPSVWKYAKLLPIEREPVTIREGGTPLYKCDRLAEKIGIKELYVKHEGMNPTGSFKDRGMTVGVTKALELGMSTVACASTGNTSAALAIYGAKAGIPVIVLLPAGKVALGKVAQALMHGAKVLSIRGNFDDALALVRTLCSQEKIYLLNSINPYRLEGQKTIGFEIADQLGFKVPDRIVLPVGNAGNITAIWKGFREFKKLGITDSLPKMTGIQAAGSCPIVKAIKSEAPEITPEEEPETVATAIRIGNPVNAKKALSAIRESGGTAESVTDEEILAAQKDLARLEGIGVEPASAASVAGLRKLVDMGVISRDETVVCITTGHLLKDPQTVIDVCEEPIVVDASIEAIREAIFGKAE
- a CDS encoding PGF-CTERM sorting domain-containing protein, which encodes MKEYLSMLLMSILVFGVVLTGVTAGAQGNNTTENQSVSQVSTTNRSTPTNESCLVNVTENVEETKGTTTVEQKFRIGPTVVLRPVNDVITENEDGLVELYIDNPSLNDVTLNVDARISVPSGIHVYGQGFGQTGSAGVVYGMFSVPPGNSRTIYINIKGEKVGSYTVHFTGLYWPGDKKDDYSPISLSHPFTVKEPSKNSTETPDLEENSGVEAKGQGSFSTPGFGAIIAGIGLLGVYIVRRR
- a CDS encoding DUF1622 domain-containing protein translates to MSGLFNNFLLYFEWVFEAIGTTIIIYGGLRATIQILFSEALKKPQNLATIRKELTNRILFGLEFYIVVAILGTLRNPTIQDLTVLGTIVLIRTVLGYFLSKEVKEYQFD
- the leuS gene encoding leucine--tRNA ligase gives rise to the protein MEQDYKPHEIEKKWQKKWNESQIFQAEPDKREKFFITIPYPYLNGNLHAGHTRTFTIGDVVARHKRMLGYNVLYPMGFHVTGTPIVGLAELIANRDPQTMDVYERLHGIPGDILPTLDTPEKIVDYFKRESEKAMRNIGYSIDWRRKFTTTDPTYKKFIEWQYIRLEEKGLIVKGSHPVKWCPNDNNPVEDHDILHGEEATIVEYTLIKFRYKDLVLPCATLRPETTYGVTNLWVNPDVTYVKAKVTQGENEEFWVVSKEAFRKLTFTDRTVEYIEDVPAKSIIGIKLTNPVTGDEIISLPASFVRPENGSGIVMSVPAHAPFDYLALRDLYDADLSEYGITEDLRNIKLISLIKVPEFGEFPAKEIVESMGITSQKDPKAEEATKIVYRREFHGGVLKELTGKYEGQAVSKIKDILTRDFISSNAGETFYEFSEPVVCRCGTPCVVNMVKGQWFLNYSNPEWKAKVYKCLDEMRIIPEEYRVEFENKVDWLKDKACARRKGLGTRLPFDKEWLIESLGDSTIYMSYYVIARFIENGELKIENLTLSFFDYVLLGKSDLAAASADTGLSPELLEEIRRHFNYWYPVDLRSSGKDLVPNHLLFFLFHHVALFEEEKWPKALAVNGFVSLEGQKMSKSKGPILTMESAVSKYGADITRMYILSTAEQTQDADWQRTGIESARRQVDRFYSFANSVIESGKRADLSTELKQIDHWILSRIQNYIRDTNAALYSIQTREAIQNSFFLLQNDVKWYQRRGGETLLYYVLDNWVRLMSPFTPHLCEEIWEAMGHKDPISLAQYPLYNEDLIDDGAELAEEMIKGTLEDVEEIIRVTKMTPQKVHLYTAPAWKAEAIRCACEMQLECSLEVGTLIKKLMANPDLKRFGKEIPKFVQKIVPEFKSGSADRYEILTGPNIDEQTLLKESISFLEKEIGCPVEVHSADSPAFDPEKKSRFAEPLRPAIYIEEKKEE